Below is a genomic region from Brassica rapa cultivar Chiifu-401-42 chromosome A08, CAAS_Brap_v3.01, whole genome shotgun sequence.
atttgCATGCTGCGCATTTTTCGTTGATTCATTtcttaaagttttattttatttaagtatAGAAAGATGAGTTGTTAAAAAAAGTATAGAAAGAccatattttaagatatatatagtatttgtaTTACTCAAGATTCCTTGTGAAGTGTAAATATTTTAGGAGATTTTCATAATGAACAAATTAAGCTTAACTATTTCCATCTactttattaaaatagaagtacaaataaaaaacaatctTAAAGCTTACAACTTAATTAAAATACAATGTCATTGAAgtacttaataaacttaaatctaaattaatttttttcctaaatCTATTCCACaacaaattcatgataaatattACACTTAATGCACGTTAATACTATAAACCTTAATATGTAAAGTAGAAAACTTATTCCATAACTTCATGGGTATTATCCTCTATTAAATAGtgtttattacattttttaaaattttattgttaatgaAATCAATTAacgatatttaaaaaatttaaaggatATGCTGTATTTTGgaataaaaacttaataatgagaacatatttaaaaagattcattttacttgataattataattttgtacctaattaaaattttcaaataaccaATTTGACTAATCTATTTAATTGAcgatatttttatagatatatatatataactaaaatgctattagaaaattatttttaattatgtatgaTATTACATATGTTCAATTGAATTTTaccttaaattatttttctttagtaaggatttgaaatattatatttgGTAATAACATGTACATTTAAGtattagtattaaaaaaattaaaaacacctAAGATTTTTCTTATGAGAAAATTGTAATAGGTAAAATTTCAAAAGAATATTCTTCAAGTTTTGCATGTAAAGAAAAACATTTAGACAAGATAACAATGTtctaaaaaaagataaaaaaaaattcaaataaaataaaaatcctacagataataaaatgttaaagtcaataagttaaaataaaattaatttgataataatataaatacaagaAATGCAATTACTCATTCTAACCAAAATTACCCATTTTAATAAgtataatatacatatttacTAAAAATGCAtgactaatatttatatatcgggttgaaaaattaaaaattaagacTATTTATATAACGGGTTGGaaatttagatataattatCATTTATGACCAAAAACCTATCAAAAcatctcaaatattattttcacatatatatatatatatgttagtttatgaaaaacacacacataaactaaaaataaactaaaatatatatattttaattattatatgtaatgtcgtaataaaaaatacataatacataaaaaatattatattatttatataaaagaaaagtatatttctaaaaaatgaaaaagtggTTTCTCTTTTTTACTAGGAATCCAAATGTTGTAAATAATTCTTTCCAATGCGTATCAAATCCGACCAATGAAAGACTACTAGCATTTCCTTTACCACTAGTCAACTCGATATCGggtaaataaaaatgatttcagttaaataaaaataaatattagcgtgatatttatatttacagttatataaatcattttacttTTACTATTAGTGGAATTATGTACCAGCAGTACATGTATTATGTGatgtattataattttattataatttttataaattatataatggtgtaaaaaatatttagttacattatgtaaacaaaaaaaacacccGCCCTACCGGGTGGTCCagctctagtttttttttttaaccttaAATCCAGCTCTAGTTAACATTTAAAATGTCTTGACAATATTGTAAGAGAAAAAAATGACCGCTTAAGATTTATTGACTAGATGAGTTAATGCTTGAAGACTACACAAACATTTCGCAGTTCTGGATTCATTGGTTCTTAAATTCCacagttttttttgttagtcgTCTCTCTTTTAGTTATTAAACGATGGAACTAGTTCAATTTCTTAAGGAGAAAATGacttatttcatttttatttgcacttttgaaaaaaatagtGGCACTTATTTAATTTGCATATtcatacattatatttttgttgtgaTAATTAAGATGATGTTGCCGGGAAAGCAATATTTAACAatcttattaatttaaattgtaAATTGTTATTTAGAGATAGtggaccaaaaaaaaaacaagttgatTAACGATTGTGGACCAGAAAGAAATGGATtaaagaaaaagttttttttaataggtTTCATGATACCATTGGCTAAGTATTGATGGTATTGGAACGCGGCTTTATTTGTTTGCGTATAGACAAGTACAACATGAAATCTCctattctgaaaaaaaaaaggattagaTGTATAATTGGATCCATATTGCTATTACCATTAATAATTTACTTTAGTCACTCTGTtttctagtttcataacttttacATGCCTTCACTATAGttgtttataaaatagataacaCGATCGACACAACCAATGTTTTTGTTCTTTCTGTACTccaaatgtaaaacaaaaacaaaaaaatttctcttctttttgtcGTCACTATGTTAGATGAAACACAAGTTAACTATGCTTTAAAAAAAGAGTTCGCCCTAGAAAAACCTCCCAGGCCCGAGTCCCGATGTACGCCGCTTGGATGGATCTCCTCTGCTCCTCCACCTCCGCCTAGCTCTCCACCACGTGAAGCAGCCCCCCCACCCCCCTTTCCtcgtgatgatgatggtgactGCTCCTCTCTGTCCGCTGTTCAGGCCTCCTCCTGACCCACCACCGTGCAAGTTCCTCCCGTTGGCTTCCCTCTCTCTCGTCACTCCGCCGGAACCACCAGATCCTCCGGATGTACCCGCCGTCGTTGCTCTTCTTCGCTACCTCAACACCTCTTCCAGTCTCTTTCCTCTGGCAATGACTCAAAACCCAGATCTGGATTTCCCAAGTTTGACGCCTGAGTCTCGAGGCTGTGACGTTCCCTTCTTGTTATTGGGGGTTTCATCAGTCGTCTTTGGCTGTATCTTCTCCATACCATCTACTCAAGCTTTTACCCAGATCTCAACTCTAAAGCCACCATCTAGGATGGCTACAAagaatggtggtggtggtggttccCCTGTGTCCGCTAGTGACACTTCATTACCCTACGGGTTTCTTTCTCCTGTGATATACAGGTTTGTGTTTGGGTGTGTCGACTGGCTTTCAATCAGTTCTTGTTTTGACCTCTCTACCACTCTTTCGTGTAAGGTTTTTCAGGGTCATCTTAGCTCCTTTTACTCTGCTAATCTAGAATATTCTAGACAGTTATTTGGTTGGGTGACATTGGAATTGAGGTTTAGGACTTTAGTTGGTGATATACCGATGGATGTAGTTTCATTAGGTTCTACCTTTACGACCTCTAGGAGCATTTATATCGCCTTGGCGCGATCGTCTGCAGTATGCAGTTCTTGTACGGGTTCCATGACGGATGTTGGTGTTGGGCTTGTGTATCTCTCTTCTCTGTGGCAGGTGGAAGAGAAGTTCATTGTCCTCTTCAAGCCGTGGAATATGGATGTGGCGGGTTATGGTTTTCCGCTTGTTCCTCAGTTAAATCAGTATTCGTTCCTAATATTTCCTCCTATATGGAGTGAATTGGATGAACATGTTTCGTTGGTATTGCAAGGATCTTCCTCCCATCGAATGCTCTCTGCGTAGTGTGTGTGGCCCTACGGGTTACACTAGATGCGATCTTTGAAGAAGCTTATGACTTTGTTGTGATACGATTTCATATGATTCTCTTTTATGATTTGTATCGCCATTTTATCCCTtatgttattgttgttatttGCTTGGCTGTTAATAGCCTCCTTGTATCCTCCTCCTCTGTTGGAGCGTAAACATATTTAAGATTAATGCAAGTatggtttgatcaaaaaaaagaaacacaagtTAACTTAAACTTTGTTCCCTGGCCTTCTTAAATAATGTTTCTAGGAGCCTTTTAAAAGGTAAAATAGGGTGGCTTAATAGACAATGCCTTTAGATCATCTTTAATGGTTAAAAGACCCCTTTTTTTTACGACTCTAATATCAGATCTTAAGTATaagttaattacataatttcaatttgatgataaataaatcataagcaATAGGAAATGAGCATGTGTGTTTAGAGTATCTTGAAAATAATGCAAACTTTCAACTAGGTCGTTTTCTCTTGAAAGTTTTAAtagttaataaaattattaattaaaatatgttttctaaatCGAATGCCTTAAATGATAGTTCTAGTGGTCTATCCTTTGGACTAACCATGGTTACACAATAAAATCTATCTATACAATGTTTTACAGACTAATCTGGGTTTGACTAATGTTTAAGTTGTAGGATCCGGCAACATGGCTGTATTGTCCTTGATTCGGACCCGGTTCTAAGTACAAATCCATCAAACACGTAGTTCTGGGATGTTGAGGTTTAAAAGGCCAGTTCGTCGATCGTTGGCTAGTATGGTTCACTGTGCTTAGTTACTTGGAGAGgtcatgtgtttttttttttgtctttgctAAATGGTAAATATCATTCAAGGATAAAAATTTAGTTATAACGTAGTTGAACCCGAGTCTGCATAACTGCAATTAGGCCTTGGCATTTTACCTGGACTTAGgactgttcaatatggtaaaaccgaaccgtaccgaaccaaaccgaaccaaaatagacaatatgatttggttttggtatataccatataaaccgaatggatataattttataaaaaccataGGATTTGGATacggtttggtatataaccgattaaaccgaataaaccgaacaaaaccgattaaaagtagaaacatgtaaatatatatttattttataacaatacacaaaaatctatttgttacataaggtaaatttgtgttaataactattaccataattttatagtaataaaaaaccataatttgtgaaacacttgaactatagttaaataacaatacatcgcaattcagacatcttattttctaagtctttttttgatctttttgatttattttagtcttcactaaattaatatgaagattataaatttgatggacaataattaatggaaaattttcaattgaaaaaacatgactttaatgaacactaaatatgaaagagtagaaaaacttttatttcatgtttctattttgtttcataattttattttcaaaattttaagctttgattttagttataaatttgattatttttattttatgatagaagcatttttacttttttgtttatttatttgaacatgtaatatatttttaataaattactgagctgacaatatgactctaaaattcatataatatgatctcaaacaaaataattatgttttttggtataaaaccgaataaatcgaaaaccgacggtatataaaccgaaccgaaccgaagtaaatatggatttagaatggtagttatattttactaaccgaaataccgaaaaccaaaaaaaaccgaaccgaaaccgaaccaatatccggattgaacaccccaaCCTGGACTCGAAGATTCGAC
It encodes:
- the LOC103834017 gene encoding uncharacterized protein LOC103834017 isoform X2, with protein sequence MMMVTAPLCPLFRPPPDPPPCKFLPLASLSLVTPPEPPDPPDVPAVVALLRYLNTSSSLFPLAMTQNPDLDFPSLTPESRGCDVPFLLLGVSSVVFGCIFSIPSTQAFTQISTLKPPSRMATKNGGGGGSPVSASDTSLPYGFLSPVIYRWKRSSLSSSSRGIWMWRVMVFRLFLS
- the LOC103834017 gene encoding uncharacterized protein LOC103834017 isoform X1; this encodes MMMVTAPLCPLFRPPPDPPPCKFLPLASLSLVTPPEPPDPPDVPAVVALLRYLNTSSSLFPLAMTQNPDLDFPSLTPESRGCDVPFLLLGVSSVVFGCIFSIPSTQAFTQISTLKPPSRMATKNGGGGGSPVSASDTSLPYGFLSPVIYSMQFLYGFHDGCWCWACVSLFSVAGGREVHCPLQAVEYGCGGLWFSACSSVKSVFVPNISSYME